The following DNA comes from Cryobacterium psychrophilum.
AGCATTATGCCCCCGAGAGCGACCGCTCCTCCCAGCGTGAATCCCAACGCTGAGAACCCGTAATAGAACGATATGGCGGAGCCCACCAGCAGCACGGTTGAGAGTAGGTACGAAAACCGTCGTGGTGTCGGCGTGGGCGGAAGCGCTGGCCGATGAAAGAGGTGTCGAATGCCCAAATTGTAAACCAGGTCAAGAATCATTCCGCGGGGGAACAATGCTCCGCTGAGTGGAACGATTGCCCCAAATCCAAGAAAAGTGGGCGACTGCAAAGTCAATCCGACAATGATCAGGACGGTGCCCACTCCCGGCGCGAATCGCAGGGGCCCCGCATAGCAAGACTTGGCGTCCTCATCAAGAATTCCAAATCCTTGCTTATCTAGATTGTTCTTTGTGAATTCATTGAGCATTTTTGGTTTCCTAATTGTGGTTGGAAAACTCGGTGGGTCCGACGTGGATCTCGGGGCTGCCTGCGTGTGGTGAATTTCCTGGAGCAGGAAAATCTATTCATCGGTGCTGCCCCGGTCTGGTTGACTAGCCACCCAAAGTGACGGGTCCGCCTCGGCTCAGGTCTGTGCCCGATAAAGGCACCTATGTAACCAGGTGCGAAACCCGCCAAGTTCCCCGATCCTGGCAACATCTCCCCCGCGCCCGAGGAGAACGGAAACTCACAACCAGCGTTTCCATCTCACCATACAGACGGATCTCAGCGATCACGGGTCGTTCGCGCCCGATCGTGCCGAGGAGGTCTGCCATCGAGGTCGAGGAGGTCTTCGATATGCCTGAAGACACCGACTCGGCTTCGCGTTATTTTGTATCAACAGTCATTTCGAACACGTTGCGTCACTCGCCCCTGGCGTTTTAACGAGACAGAGACGAAGCCGCCGAGGAAATCCGCGGCTGGACGCGAGAATTCACCGAAATCGCCCGTTATTCCAGAAATCGCTCCTGAGAATCCTCAGGAGCGAATTTCCTTCCACTGTTCGATGCCCCCGGCCGTGTTGCCCCTAACAGTGACAGGGGCTCTTTAGCAGTCGTGGATGTCAGCGGCACCTGCCCGACGATCTGCATCACTGCGGCAAGTCTTCTAAGAGTGATCCTGCCTGCGGAAAGCTGGAAGGCGAGCGGCCCGTATAAACAGGCCGCCCGCCTCGTGGGAAAGAGCCTAAATGCTCTTATATACCGAAACGTAGTCAACGAGCATTGGAACACCAGACTGTGTCAGCCCGCCGGGACGCCCCGGCCAGTTGCCGCCAATGGCCACATTGAGCCAGAACCCGCTCCAGGGCAGGGTGGATCTGCGTGAGGAACCCGCGGATGCGGTTGCTGGTCGCGACATTTCGCCCGAGGACATCGTCGTCGAACCCGCACAGCATCGAGAGTTCCACGACGTTTTCGTCGACGAGTTGGATCGACCGCACCGCGTGCGACAGCGCGCGGGTCGCGTGGGCGATAAATGCCGTGTCGAAGGGCACTTCCCGGCCCGCTTGTAGGCGGCCGCGTGGCGCTCTCCCTTCCCGACGTCGACACCGATCAACACGTCCACAGCGTCATTAGTTCTCGATCATGACTGCTCCCACCTCTGAACCGTTTTCGTTGGTCTGAGCCGCGGTATCGAGTCTCGACATCCACGTTACGAATGGCCTGGACAACGGTCCGGCTCCTATCAGCGATCACCTGATACCAATCAAGTCCGGTGACAACACCCCCCGGATCGTCAACGACTGGGGGCAATAATCATGCCGGACCCGACGGGTTAACGTCCCCCGATGATCACACCATCCGGGGATACGAACAAGGTAACGGGGCATGACCGGGTTCCCTCGTCCATGAATCCCAGCTAGCTCGTGGTGATCACCACCCCCATTGCGGGTGCGTCAGAGCCGAAAGGGCGGGGGCCGGAAACATGCCCGGCCCCCGTCCGATCACGGACCGGTGTACTGCAAGATGTACAGCCCACTGTCGCGGTCCGAGGCGAGCACGTACTTCTGGCCGTTGGGATGCGTATACACCTGTACGCCCCAGAAGTTGTTACCGCCCTCGTCGATGTAGCTACCGACCTCCTTGAGCCCGGTCGGACCGTAGCTGAGCACACGGAACCCGCCCGCGTAATACGAGACGTACGCGAGGTCTTCGTCGGGGTCCGTGGCGACCTCGTGGACCGAAAGGTCGCCGAAGCCTGCGGCGAACGCGGGATCCTGACCTTCCGGCAGGTAGTACTGGTCCACCTCTGCCATGGTGTTCGCATCATAGAGATGGACATAACCCCATCCGTCGAATACCGCCTTGAGATCCACCGTCTGCCCGTCGGTGCCGACGGGCGGAGCCGCAGTTCCGGCGCCGGAGGCATCACAGCTGTATCCGGCCGGGAGACCGCCGAGGATCCGGAAGCCATCCGTGCGCGAGACGAAGACAGCCGGGATCCCTGCCGTTACGAGCATCGACACCAGAGCCTCGCAGCCGCCATCGCCCGTGCGGTTGAAGACGATCGCGCCGAGGTATCCCTTAGCCTCCACGTTCTGCACCTTCACCGCGAAGTCGCAGACTCCGCGTTCGATGACCGCCACCGTGTGGGAGGCGTCGGCTGGCAGGATCGTCGCGGCATCACAGGCGAGTCCCACTCCGCGAGTATCGCCCGCAAGCGTCGTATTCACGTTGATTTGCGGGACATCCGAGCCCTGCACCGCCGTGAATGCGGTGCCATCGCCCATCGTCGCTGTCACACGGTAGGGGTCGAAGTCCTCGTCGGTAGCAATGAAGAATTGGTTGTCGCGAGTGAACTCGGCCTGATGGCCGTTGCCCTCCGGGGATATCACCTGCGCACCGTTCGTCACTTCGAAGCGCACCGGGTCGACGGCCGCGAAATCGGTGTCCGCGATGAACTGGGGACTCGCCGGATTCTCGACATTCAGCTTGGCGTAGCCACCGTCCCAGTAGGACACGAGCATCGTCTGGATACCGTCTATCTCCTTCACCACCATGTCGTGCAGGAATGCGGCGTCCCCGTGAACGGCGCCGTTCGGCTGCTTCGTCTGGTCGGCAAGACTTGTCTCTGAGATGAGCTTCGGCCGGCTCGGATTGGTGATGTCGATGATGTCGATGTCTTCGGCTTCCTCGTTATCCACGAGAACCGCGTATGCCTGGGAACCGTCCTGCCAGGCGAACGCAGAGTGAGTCTCGTTCGAGTGAGTTTGGCTCTTCCCCTTCACGCTGAAGTCCCCGAAGCCCTCGACGAGTTTCTTCGGCTTCAGAGGATTCGTCACGTCGATGAGGGTGATACCCCCCACTCCGACTTTCGAGCCGGGGCAAATCTCATTCTGGTAGATCAGAAGGTCGCCCGTGAACGATGGCGTGTTCAGGCTGATGACCTGGGATCCTTCGCCGCTGAATGTTCCAACGTGGCTGGAGATCTTGGAGACCTGCTTCGGAGATGTGGGATCGGAGATGTCCACGATGTAGACACCGCCGCGATCGCACTCCGGTGCGTAGAAGGCGGTGAGGTACGCGTAATTGCCCATGACCGCCACATCCGCGATGCGCCCCGGTTCCTCCGCCCCTGCGAACAGGTCGATGTTGCCGATCTTCGTGACGTTGTTATTCGTCGGTGGAAGGTGGCCCTCGCTGACGCCGTGCTGCGCGTCGTCATGCGCGTGTGTCTCCTTGCCGGAGTTGATAGCGCCGTCGTCGGCCAGGCGCGAAACGCTGCCGGCGGCGGGGGCTGCAGCGGCGATCATCAGCGCGCTGACCAAAACAAGAGCTGTGCGAGCGTAAAACGGCTTAATCAACAGTGATCTCCTCGTTCGATGAAGTATCCCGGCTGTTGTCGGTGGAGCAAGTAAACCAGAGTGGAGGCGGATGTGATACGGAGCGCTCGCAATTGGTCTGACCGTCGTCGAGGCTGACACCGATGCGCCAGTGGTTGCTGCCGGCCTGGAACCGGGCATCGCAGACGCCTCACCCTCCCCTCCCCTGCCCGGCCCTCGGCCCCGAGCCCCACCGCGAGTCGAAGTTGACCGCGACTATAAGGCGTGCGCGTGGAGCCGACCTGTATCGTTCGGCCCTCTTTTCGACAGGCCTCAACAACGGGTGGTGCGGTCATGTCGATTTCTACTCTCAGTGAACCCTCATTTCAAGAGGGCCCACTGTCCGAGCTATCCGCAGCGGGTCAAGGCGTGTGCGGTCGCGGATCAATCGCGTCGGGCCTCAAGCGGTCGATTCAGGCCGATCGCGATCACGTGAAGGTCTGCGACAACTTCGACTCGCGGTGGGGCGCGGCGTCGATGTGGCCCGGGGTGCCCGCATAGAGGAGCTCGATCTCGCTCGCGAAGTCGTCAAGAATGACCGAGCGTTTCGTTGAGAGTTTCGGCGTGAGATGCCCACTCGCTTCGGTGAATTCGGTTGAAAGGATGACGAAGCTGCGAATCGACTCCGCTCGTGAGACGAACGAGTTGCCGTGATCGATCGCCCGCTGCACCTCGGCTCGTACTGCGGGGTGTGCTGCGGCCACGTCGCGCCCCATTGCCGGGTCCAGTCCGTTGTTACGAAGCCAAGCCGGCAGCATCTCGGCGTCGAGCGTGACGAGCGCTGTGATGAACGGGCGGCGGTCGCCGACGACCACCGCCTGCCCGACGATCGGGTTACTCGTGATGGGGACTTCGAGAGCTGTTGGTGCCACGTTCTTGCCGCCGGCGGTGACGATGATCTCCTTCTTGCGGCCGGTGATGGCCAGGTTGCCCTTCTCGTCGAGTGTGCCGAGATCTCCGGTTCGGAGCCAGCCGTCATCGAATACGGCAGCGGTGGCGTCGGGATTGCGCCAGTACTCTTTGAACACGTTCACACCTGCGATCTCGACTTCGCCATCGTCAGCGATGCGCACGGACACACCGGGCAGGGGTGGTCCGACCGTGCCGATCTTGACCGAACCCGGCCGACATACGGTGGCCGGGGCGGTCGTCTCCGTCAGCCCGTACCCCTCGAGGATGCTGACGCCAAGACTTCGGTAGAAATGCCCGAGTCGCTCCCCGAGAGGACCGCCTCCGGACACTGCGAACTGCACTCTCCCGCCAAGCGCGGTCCGCAGCTTGGATAGCACCAGTCGGTCGAGCACTGCGAAGCGCACACGGAGTCCGAGCGGGACGTGGCCCTGGTCAAGGGCCTTCGAGCGGGCGATCGCCGTTTCCACCGCCTGTCGGAACAGTTTTCCGCGCCCGCCTGCTTCGGCGCGTTGCTCGCTGGAGTTGTAGATCTTTTCGAACACGCGTGGGACGGCGAAGAGGAATGTCGGTTTGAATTCCCCGAGTCTCTCGATCAGCTTCTTCGTGTCTCCCTCGTGGGCGATCCTCACCCCGCCATACACGCTCACGACAGCGATGAAGCGCGCAAAAACGTGCGCCATCGGGAGGAAGAGCAGCGTGGATGCTCCGGACGCGAATACCTCGGGGAGTTCGTTGGCCGTGTTGCGACTCAACTCGACGAAGTTGCCGTGGGTCAGCACGCAGCCCTTGGGGGTGCCTGTCGTGCCCGAAGTATAGATGATCGTGGCGATGTCATCTTCGTTCGCGAGGCTGCGTCGACGTTCAAGCTCGACGTCGCCGATCGTGGTCCCTTGGGTGGTGAGCACGTCGAGGTCACCGTCATCGATCGTCCAGACCCGTTCGACCTCCGGCAGCTCCGGCAACACCTCCCCCACTCGAGCGCGCAGCGCGGCGTCCTCAACGATCACAGCAACGGCCCCAGAGTCACCCAGGTTCCAGCGGATCTGGAACGGCGACGACGTTTCGTAGATCGGGACGAGGACGACCCCGGCGAACCAGGCCGCAAAATCAATCAGGCTCCACTCGTAGCGGGTACCGGCGATCAGTCCGATGCGCTGCCCCGGCTGAAGGCCGGCCGCAATGAATCCCTTCGCGAGACTCTTCACTTGCGCCAGAAACTCCGCTGCCGTGATATCCAACCTCCCGGACTCCACAACACGGGAGAAGAGCACCAGTTCTGGCGTTGCGGCGACGCGCTCCATCAACAGATCGCTTGCGTTGGCGGTGGGGGTCACGGTCGTGCGGGCGGGATGGTCGATCTGGTGCATCTGAACTCCTTTGTTCGACATGGCGGCCCTATCTGGGCCAGGGTGTTTGGGGAAAAAGGCAGGCTCAGGCCGCTGCCGCGACCGGGGAGGTTCTCACAATCGGAGCCGTCATCCGGCCAAGCAACGTGGGAAGGGTGCGTGTCACATACGACGAGGTGTGGAAGTCACGTTCATCACCGCTGCCAAACACCCACGCCTCGAACGAGCGCTCATAGGTCTCGATGATGATGCGGGCCGCCAGCGCGGCTGGCCACGACGCATCGCGGTGCAGCTGACCGATCAGCTCGGCCACAACAGCGCTGAGGGCGTGGAGTTGGCGGTTCTCGGCAGCCAGAAGCGCCTTCGCTTCGTTGGGGGAACGCAATGCCCGCAGCCGACGCTCGGCCCGAATCGTCACCGCCCCACGATCAATCGGACGGGACCGGGCGAGAGCGACCGCGGCAGCCTGCAACATCTGCGCGTCGTCGAGTCCAGCGATCTCACCGAAACTCGAACGAAGCCGCTCCGCGCACTCCAGCGCCAAACGCTCCTGCACAGCATCGAGAAATGCGTCGTCCGTGGCATACAGCAGCCGAAACGATTGCGGGTGAATGCCGGCCTGTTCGCAGACGTCGGCTATGAGCTGTGCAGTCACGCCCCCGCCATCGGCCAGTGCAATGCGCCCTGCAAGCGTCAGGCGACGACGCGCCCCGTCGCGTTGCGATTCGGTCTTACTCTCCATCGACTGAGACCCCTCTCGTTTAAAGAAACATTAGTTGCTTTAATCGAAGCAGGTCAAATAACATAGCCGTATGAGCGAGCGTATCGATGAGACGCCGGTAAACATTACCGACGGCATCTTTTTCACGATGCCGCCCGTGCTCAGCCGCGGCCGTCACGAACTGAGCCGCGAAGAGGTACTGGTCATCCACCGGGAACGTCTGATGATTGCCGCGACCGAGTTGCTCGCATCCGATGGCTACCAGGGCGTCGGCGTGCGAGAGATCACAGCCCGCGCCCGCGTCTCCCGGGCCGCGTTCTACGCAGCCTTCGACGACAAGGACGCCTGCGTGTTCGCTGCGTACGAGCGCTTCATCGAGGTACTCCTCAGCCGCCTCACTGCGGTCATGGCCCCCTCCTCCACCGCGACAGCGACCGTGAACAGCTTCCTCGAGGCCTACCTCAGCACCCTGCAGCTCGACCTCGTCGCGGCCCGCGCGTTCCACGTCGAATTCGAATCTCTCGGTGCCGCTGCTCGGAAATGCCGACGTGATGGCACCACCCGCCTCGCCACCCTCATCCGCGACGCACAAGCCGCGATCAGTGACACTCCGCCCGCCCCGCTCAGCGATCACATTGGGGGCGTCTACGCCGTACGCGATCTGGTCTCTGATGCCCTCGACCAATCGGCCGCACCCGAACTGCTCAGCCTGCTGCCCGTGATGTCGTTGTGGACCACCCGGCTCCTCGCCCTCAAACGCTGAGACAGACCCGCACGGAGAACTGAACTCCGCCTGCGCCGTGATCGGGTCGTATTCTTACCGGCTCGATTGCCCGAGCGCGGCTTGCGCGATCGCCACGTAGCGGTGCGCGAGTTCCTGCGGACTCAGCGCGCCGTCGCGGCGATACCACTGGACGCCTACCGCCACGATGGCCTTGATTTTGCCCGTGGCGGTGGGGCTCCGTCATCAACCTATCCTCGGTGAGCGGGCAGACCCCCAGCCCAGGAATCGGGTTCTACGGAATCAGCAAGGCCGCCATCTCGCATCTCACTCGCACCCTCGCCCCCTCTCATCCGCTTCATCGACTACCCGCCGTCTCAGCTCACTACGGCGGGGAAAGGACAGATCATATGCCGCACCACACCCTCGCCGCAGAGTATGAAGAACTGCGGATGCGCACGCGCGCTTTTATCCGCGACGTCGTGATACCGGCCGAACCCCGTTCCGGCGAGCGCCTCAGCGACGTGACCCGCGATCAGCTGCAGGCCGCGGCCAAAGCGGCGGGCGTGTTCGCCCCCCAGGTGCCCCGTGAATACGGCGGCCAGGGCCTGCCCCTCGAGTATTGGTCCCCGATCTTTCAGGAGTGCGGCTATTGGCCCATTGGAGCGTCAATTCTCAACTGCAGGGCACCCGATGAAGGAAACATGCACATTCAGAACACCGGTCGATGCCGATAGCAGGGAGAACAGGTCGCTGCGTTCGGCTTCGCCCAGGTGCAACACTTCGGCGAGCGCGTTGTCCCGGAACCTTTTTCCTTTAGCGGGGAGCCAGCTCCGCGAGAACGGCGTCGAGTGCGAGCGGGTCGATCTCATACGGCGCGTTGAGCGTGAGGCGGGTCGCGATTCCCGAGAAACGTTCGCGCAGCCCGGCCGCCACCTCGGCCGGGCTGCCCGTGACGGCGAACGCGTGAAGCACGTCATCGTCGATCATCTGCGCCATGGCGTCCCACTCCCCGCGACGGGAGGCGGCGTGCAGCCCATCGGCGAGCTGCTCCCAGCCATGCAGCGCGAGAACGGGCCGGTAGGCCTCGGTCGAGCCGTAGAACGCGATCTGCTTGCGCGTTGCGAGCGCAGCGGCATCCAGGCTCGACTGATCGGTACCGATGGCCACGAGCGCCGGAACGCTCACCTGCAGCACACCCGCCTCGCGCCCGGCGCTCGCCCGACCGCGACGAAGCGCCGGCAAGCTGACCTGCTCGAGGTAGTCCCGGGTGGTGAAGCTGTGGGAGATGAGGCCGTCGGCCGCTGACCCCGCGACCTCGGTCATTCGCTCGCCCACCGCAGCGAGCCAGATCGGCGCATTACCGTGCGGGTTCGGGCCGGGGTCGAAGAACGGCGTCATGAGCGTGTGCTGGTAGAACTCCCCACGAAAGTCGAGCCGGCCGCCGGTGCTCCAGCTCTCCCAGATGGCGCGCACCGCCAGAATGTACTCGTTCATTCGCTTGGCCGGCTGCGACCACGGCATCGAGAACCGGCGTTCGATGTGCGGCCGCACCTGCGAGCCGAGTCCGAGTACGAACCTGCCCTCTGACACGAGGTGAATATCGTTGCCGAGAGTGGCCATCGACATGGGGTTGCGCGCGAACGCGACGGCAATGCCGCTCATCAGCCGCACTCGCTCGGTCGCCCGTGCGGCGAGCGCGAGCCCGATGAACGGGTCGTGGGTGATTTCGGTCACGAGCACGCCGTCGTACCCGGCGGCCTCGGCCGTTATCGCCATGCGCTCGGTCTCGAGGGGTGAACTTCGTACGTCACTGCCGAAGTCGAGCGCGAATGTCGGTGTCAGCGGTAGAGTGCCCATAGTTAATATCAAATCACAATTGAGGTCATCGTGGACTTTTCTGAATCATCCGAGCATGCCGCTCTTCGGTCCGCCGTTGCGTCTATCGTCTCGCCGTTCGGCGGCCGATATTACGCCGAGCACGCGAAGAACCGGGAACCCTGCCAGGAAGTCTGGCTCGCCCTCGGCGCAGCCGGATTCGTGGGCGTCAACATCGACGAGGAGTACGGCGGAGGCGGAGGCGGGATGCTCGACCTCGCGCTGGTTTGCGAGGAGTCGGCTGCTCAGGGTGTGCCGCTGCTGCTCATGCTCGTGTCGGCGGCGATCTCTGCCGAGGTGATTTCCGAATTCGGAACCGTCGAGCAGAAGTCCACCTGGCTTCCCGGTCTCGCCGACGGCACGTCAAAGGTGGTCTTCGCCATCACCGAGCCCGATGCGGGCAGCAACACCCACCGCATCACCACTACCGCCACGAAAGACGGTGACGACTGGGTCCTCACCGGCTCCAAGTACTACATCTCCGGCGTGGACGAGGCCGACGCGCTGCTCGTGGTCGCCCGCACGGGCCGCAACGAGAAGGGCGGCGCCCTCATGTCGCTCTTCATCGTGCCCACGGACGCCCCCGGGCTCGAACGCACCCCGATCAACATGGACGTGATGCTGCCCGAGAAGCAGTTCACGCTGTTCTTCGACGACGTGCGGCTCGGAGCAGACTCCCTCGTCGGGGTCGAGAACAACGGCTTCCAGCAGGTCTTCCACGGGCTCAACCCGGAACGCATCACGGGTGCAGCCCTCTGCATCGGCATCGCCCGGTACGCCCTTGCGCAGGCGGCGCGCTACGCGAGCGAACGCGAGGTGTGGGGCGTTCCGATCGGCACACACCAGGGCCTGTCGCATCCACTCGCCCAAGCCAGCATGGAGACCGAACTCGCTGCACTCATGATGCGCAAGGCGGCGTGGCTTCACGACAACGGCCTGCCCGCGGGTGAAGCGTCGAACACGGCGAAGTACGCGGCAGCCGAGGCCGCCGTCTCCGCCATCGACGCGGCTATCCAGACCCACGGCGGCAACGGACTCACGAGCGAGTACGGTCTGCTGCCCTACTGGGGGCTCGCACGTCTGCTGAAGATCGCTCCCGTGAGCCGTGAGATGATCCTCAACTACATTGCCCAGCACAGCCTCGGTCTGCCCCGTTCGTACTGAGTGGGCGTAGCCGGGGGCCGTCATGAAGACCGCCGCCATCTGCGACGTCGTTGCGACAAGCGGTCCCTTGCCCAGTTGTTTCGCGTCATTGAGCTCTAGTTCGTGCTGGCAGTCTCAAGCCCAAGGCCGGCATGGAGGGTGGCCCGCGCCATCGTGGAAATCGACTCGACCAGTCGGGCCGAGGGAAGGGGATTGTCGTAGGTACACACGGAGTTGATCAGCGCGAAAACGGCGTGCACGACGGTACGCAATTGCATCTCCCCCGCGTACGGCGCAACCGATTCGCCCTGAAAGATCCACTCCTCCACGAGCTGACGCTGCTGTCGACGCAGGGTGCGCAGGCCCTCGACCGGCAGATTGCCGGCATCACGCAGGTACACCGCCACGAGCGAGCGGTTGTCAATGGCGATCTGCGTCTGGGCGCGAATCATCTCATCGAGAAGGTCAGGGCCAGTGAGCCCGCTGGCCACCACCGCGCGGGTGCCGGCGAGCATGTTCTTGACCACGCGGTCGAGAAGGGCGCTCAATAGCATCGACTTCGACTCGAAGTGGCGGTACACCCCGGAACCCACGATGCCGGCGGCCGCGCCGATCTGGGTCATGCTGACCGCCGGATACCCCCGCTCCGCCATGAGCTCGGCAGCTGACCGCAGGATCAGTTCGCGGCGGTTGTGGCCGCGCGCGGACTTGGGCTGGGTGATGGTCATGTCACTATTCTCCCGTCGACCGGTCGAACTGCCCGGCACGGCGCCCCGTTCCCGCGTTGCCCGCGAAAGCCTGGGCCACGGCCAGCCACTCCTGGGCGGCCCCCGGCGTACCCGTGAGGGCGGTGTCAGCGAGGTGGCGCCTCTGCGTAACGAGCAGGGAGAAGTCGAGGGCGGTGCCGACAACGCGCTGCTCGGCATCCGCTGGCCCCCATACCCACGTGTCGCCGCCGGGCGCGGTGAGTTCCACGCGGATGTCCGTGGTCGGCGCCTCCACGCCGCGCACCTGGAACGAGAACCCGCGGGTGAGCACACCCAGATGGCAGATATGCCGCACCCGGTCGGTCGCAACGGTCTTCACGCCGAGCGCGTCGCGGATGTCCTGACCGTGAGCCCAGGTCTCCATCAGTCGAGCCGTCGCCGATGACGCGGCGCTCATCGGAGGCCCGAACCACGGGGTGCGACTCGCAGGCCCGGCGGCGGCGAGCGTCTCCACGACGCAACGGCGACTCGTGGTGAACCAGGCGAGCGTCCGCTCGGGCTCCAAGTCGGCTCTCTCCACATTGATTTGGTCGACCCAGTCGTCTCCCGTGGCGAGGAGATCGGCGACCCGCCGAGTGAGCGCCGCGGGATCGGTGAAGCCCAGGGCGGCGATGTCGTCGAAGTAGGCGAGGTGAACGACCTGGTCGTGGATGTTCCAGCCCTCGGCGGGCGTGGGAGTGCGCCACTGTGCGTGGGTCAGCGGGCCGAGCAGATCGTTCAGGTCGGCGGCTTCCGCCGCAACATCGGCAAGGAGGGCGCGGAAGGCGGTTTCATCGATCGGCATCTGCGTTCTCCCTGGTTGTTGCGCGCGGCATTCCTCACCGTTGGTCGCGATGCTGCTCCACGTCAGTGACCTGCGTAACTCTCGATCGTGCGCTGGTCGCCGTTGAATGAATTCTATGCGTTGTGAATTTTAATTCACAAGCAGCAGCGCCACACTGACATCTCGCAGGCCGCGCATGCGATCCGTCGATCCCTGTCACGTCGGTCGGCCCGCCTCGATGAGAGACCAGTTCGAGAAGCAACTGAGGGCAGGGTCGGCGTATGGGAAGTGGCGTATTCTGCTCGTCGGCACGTGCCGCAGTTCCGGTAGTCGAGTCTGGATCCCAACTATTGCCGCGCTGCCGTGCCTCAGAGTTCATGCCGGGATCACTGTGCGTTTACGCAGTGCGGCAATGGTCGAAACGTGCCTGATTTTAGCCGCCGCTCCATGTTTACCGTCGCTATGTTTACCGTCGCTATGTTTACCGTCGCTATCGCCGCTACCAGCCTCGCCTTCGCTGCACCCGGTCGTTCTCCAAGGCCGGCAGCTACGCCAACGAGTCACCTCGCAGCGGCGAGAACCAGTAACTTCGGCCACGTGGATATTGGTGACAAAGACGTATTCTCTGTCAGTCTGCGCAACGCGAACGGCGGGGTCGTGTGGAGCAAGGACCTCCACCCCGAGCGTTAGCCGCAGTGTCGCGGTGAGGGCCGAGCCGGCCAAACCGGCGACGAACGTTGTTCTCGATGACGTTGCCCTTGTCGGGGCACCCTGACGGCCGCACGCCGGCGGCTGCACAGCTGGGGTTTAGAGCTGGATGGCGACCCACTCGTCGATCTCCACGAGCAGGGGGGCCTGGGCATCCGCTGTCAGGAAGGATGCCTGCACCGCGTTGCGGGCGAGGGTTGCGAGTTCCACGGCACCGAAATTGAACGTGTCGGTGAGGGCCATGAAGTTGTCGTCGAGGTAACCGCCGAAGTACGCCGGGTCATCGGAGTTCACGGTGACGGCCAGTCCACGGGCCAGCATGGCCGGCAGCGGGTGGTCGGCGAGCGTATCGATCACGCGCAGCCGCACATTCGAGAACGGGCACACGGTGAGCGGGATCTGGTGCGTGACCAGGTGGTCCACGAGCACCTCATCTTCGAGGCTGCGGATGCCGTGGTCGATACGCGACACCTGCAACAGCTCGAGCGCCTGCCACACATACTCCGGCGGGCCCTCCTCCCCGGCGTGCGCCACACAC
Coding sequences within:
- a CDS encoding acyl-CoA dehydrogenase family protein, which translates into the protein MDFSESSEHAALRSAVASIVSPFGGRYYAEHAKNREPCQEVWLALGAAGFVGVNIDEEYGGGGGGMLDLALVCEESAAQGVPLLLMLVSAAISAEVISEFGTVEQKSTWLPGLADGTSKVVFAITEPDAGSNTHRITTTATKDGDDWVLTGSKYYISGVDEADALLVVARTGRNEKGGALMSLFIVPTDAPGLERTPINMDVMLPEKQFTLFFDDVRLGADSLVGVENNGFQQVFHGLNPERITGAALCIGIARYALAQAARYASEREVWGVPIGTHQGLSHPLAQASMETELAALMMRKAAWLHDNGLPAGEASNTAKYAAAEAAVSAIDAAIQTHGGNGLTSEYGLLPYWGLARLLKIAPVSREMILNYIAQHSLGLPRSY
- a CDS encoding TIGR03084 family metal-binding protein, which gives rise to MPIDETAFRALLADVAAEAADLNDLLGPLTHAQWRTPTPAEGWNIHDQVVHLAYFDDIAALGFTDPAALTRRVADLLATGDDWVDQINVERADLEPERTLAWFTTSRRCVVETLAAAGPASRTPWFGPPMSAASSATARLMETWAHGQDIRDALGVKTVATDRVRHICHLGVLTRGFSFQVRGVEAPTTDIRVELTAPGGDTWVWGPADAEQRVVGTALDFSLLVTQRRHLADTALTGTPGAAQEWLAVAQAFAGNAGTGRRAGQFDRSTGE
- a CDS encoding TetR/AcrR family transcriptional regulator is translated as MTITQPKSARGHNRRELILRSAAELMAERGYPAVSMTQIGAAAGIVGSGVYRHFESKSMLLSALLDRVVKNMLAGTRAVVASGLTGPDLLDEMIRAQTQIAIDNRSLVAVYLRDAGNLPVEGLRTLRRQQRQLVEEWIFQGESVAPYAGEMQLRTVVHAVFALINSVCTYDNPLPSARLVESISTMARATLHAGLGLETASTN